In one Pseudomonas sp. 31-12 genomic region, the following are encoded:
- a CDS encoding DUF2339 domain-containing protein, whose translation MQWMFMLIGLVLGWILDESFSDALLGALLGLGIGQAIRIGRMDSQVAEQRRLLEQAQVALNGVQQRLTLLEVSGVTAPETSEPVASEAASSPEFTLDEIPVETPVLIWDLPPELEPMAATAAQTSRPLPDDVWKPEPVTREPQQPAVPRGPNFIERTISGARNWLFGGNTVLRVGVVLLFLGLAFLLRYATEGMVVPIELRYAGVAAAALGLLGLGWWLRTRNSNYALMLQGTGIAVLYLTVFAAMRLHPLLDPSAALGLLVAVTVFSAILAITQDALGLAAAAALGGFAAPILTSTGAGNHVALFSYFALLNAGILAIAWFKAWRLLNLIGFVGTFGIGFAWGLRSYTPELLWSTEPFLILFFLMYLAIGLLFARRKLLEMSDAPEDDSREALLRWSARKGDYVDGTMLFGPPLVGFGLQFALVQHLEFAAAFSSLALGMIYMGLARFLMGGRALLLAETCLALGVIFASLAIPLGLDARWTAAAWAVEGAGIFWLGLRQQRPLARAFALLLQLGSALAFVSELRIGDGSLLDGAPLGALMLGAALLFSFYQLRKASPEQTSAWERQGLPVLACLGLTFLYLLAPLFFLTHGTAISWALAGLATLFVGLRLQSRTFLFTAFAVQLLGGALFLLRLQGSGGESAAVFSAGWSGLLSASLIGLALIAGMLLAARDEMVRSDVRLLRGLSVVLLAGLVLMNLAVLFVLPWQTASAVWAASGLFIIWLSLYLKQRVSFVFGLLLQLIGGAAFLFAGPDLLGPLASEGLKPLAHSGFWTPLVLGLAAMVGARRLQLGNHASAFDVLSLQRLSEVLLVWGAGWWALAWISEVLRFAPMNLQATLLLAVAAVSVALWAVLALRLKWSSLGLLCTLLIPAAGLVLLAAWHSRYHPVANFGWLVWAAVFFVHFISLQRLAPMLPARALSTAHVLGCWLLIGVLALELRYGLLLLSEQYNAWRWLGWAILPSLYLVLMAAPRTWPWPVSAYPREYRFYAAAPLAVLMLGWFWLANIVSDGTAEPLPYVPLINPLELGLLFALFGVYVWSRSAVTQLAIRKDYVAHATQLIAGVSLFAFFTALVMRTAHHWGGVPFELDALLESMLVQAGLSIVWTLMALSLMIGGHLRHRREVWLIGAALIGVVVAKLFFVELSNRGGLARIVSFIGVGVLLLVVGYFAPLPPKRAEAAPDIERPAPETEGVSS comes from the coding sequence ATGCAATGGATGTTCATGCTGATTGGGCTGGTGCTGGGCTGGATACTCGATGAGTCGTTCAGTGATGCGCTATTGGGTGCGCTGCTCGGGCTGGGTATTGGCCAGGCCATTCGCATCGGCCGTATGGATTCACAAGTGGCCGAGCAGCGTCGGCTGCTGGAACAGGCGCAGGTGGCGCTCAATGGGGTGCAGCAACGCCTGACATTGTTGGAAGTGTCTGGCGTCACCGCGCCTGAAACCAGCGAACCGGTAGCCAGCGAAGCCGCTTCGTCGCCGGAGTTCACACTCGATGAAATTCCTGTCGAAACCCCAGTGCTGATCTGGGACCTCCCGCCCGAACTTGAACCGATGGCCGCAACGGCAGCGCAAACCAGCCGTCCGCTGCCCGACGATGTCTGGAAACCCGAGCCGGTCACCCGCGAACCGCAACAACCCGCCGTCCCGCGCGGCCCGAATTTCATCGAGCGGACCATCAGTGGCGCGCGCAACTGGCTGTTCGGGGGCAACACCGTGCTGCGGGTCGGCGTGGTGCTGTTGTTCCTCGGTCTGGCGTTCTTGCTGCGGTATGCCACCGAAGGCATGGTGGTTCCGATCGAACTGCGTTACGCCGGGGTTGCAGCCGCTGCGTTGGGCTTGCTCGGCCTGGGGTGGTGGCTCAGAACACGCAACAGCAATTACGCACTGATGCTGCAAGGCACCGGGATCGCCGTGTTGTACCTGACGGTGTTCGCCGCGATGCGCCTGCACCCGCTGCTCGATCCAAGCGCCGCGCTGGGCCTGCTGGTCGCGGTGACGGTGTTCTCGGCGATTCTCGCTATCACTCAGGATGCTTTGGGCTTGGCCGCGGCCGCTGCGCTCGGCGGCTTCGCGGCGCCGATCCTGACCTCCACAGGCGCCGGCAACCACGTCGCGCTGTTCAGCTACTTCGCGTTGCTCAACGCCGGCATCCTCGCCATCGCCTGGTTCAAGGCCTGGCGCCTGCTGAACCTGATCGGTTTCGTCGGCACCTTCGGCATCGGTTTCGCCTGGGGCCTGCGCTCCTACACGCCGGAATTGCTGTGGAGCACCGAGCCGTTCCTGATTCTGTTCTTCCTGATGTACTTGGCCATCGGTCTGCTGTTCGCCCGGCGCAAGCTGCTGGAGATGAGCGACGCACCCGAGGACGACAGCCGCGAGGCGTTGCTGCGTTGGTCGGCGCGCAAGGGCGATTACGTCGACGGCACGATGCTGTTCGGTCCGCCGCTGGTGGGCTTCGGATTACAGTTCGCGCTGGTCCAGCATCTCGAGTTTGCCGCGGCGTTCAGTTCCTTGGCGTTGGGCATGATCTACATGGGCCTTGCGCGTTTCCTGATGGGCGGCCGTGCATTGCTGCTCGCGGAAACCTGCCTGGCGCTGGGCGTGATCTTTGCCAGCCTGGCGATTCCGCTGGGGCTCGACGCGCGCTGGACGGCTGCCGCCTGGGCCGTCGAGGGCGCCGGGATCTTCTGGCTCGGCCTGCGTCAGCAACGACCACTGGCTCGCGCGTTTGCCTTGTTGCTGCAGCTGGGCTCAGCCCTGGCGTTTGTCAGCGAACTGCGGATCGGCGACGGCAGTTTGCTCGACGGCGCTCCACTGGGCGCGTTGATGCTCGGCGCAGCGTTGTTGTTCAGCTTCTATCAATTGCGCAAAGCCTCGCCCGAGCAAACGTCGGCATGGGAACGCCAGGGGCTGCCGGTACTGGCTTGCCTCGGCCTGACCTTCCTGTATCTGCTGGCGCCGTTGTTCTTCCTGACCCACGGCACCGCAATCAGTTGGGCGCTGGCGGGGTTGGCGACGTTGTTTGTCGGCTTGCGCCTGCAATCGCGCACGTTCCTGTTCACCGCGTTCGCAGTGCAGTTGCTCGGCGGTGCGTTGTTCCTGCTGCGCTTGCAAGGTTCTGGCGGTGAGTCGGCTGCGGTATTCAGCGCTGGCTGGAGTGGTTTGCTCAGCGCGTCCCTGATCGGCCTGGCGTTGATCGCCGGTATGTTGCTCGCCGCCCGTGATGAGATGGTGCGCAGCGATGTTCGGCTGTTGCGCGGCTTGTCGGTGGTGTTGCTGGCCGGTCTGGTGCTGATGAATCTGGCGGTGCTGTTCGTGCTGCCATGGCAGACCGCGAGTGCGGTGTGGGCGGCCAGTGGCTTGTTCATCATTTGGCTGAGTCTGTACCTCAAGCAGCGCGTGAGTTTTGTCTTCGGTTTGCTGTTGCAGTTGATTGGCGGCGCGGCGTTCCTGTTCGCCGGTCCGGACCTGCTCGGGCCGCTGGCCAGCGAAGGTTTGAAGCCGCTTGCGCACAGCGGTTTCTGGACGCCATTGGTGTTGGGCCTGGCCGCGATGGTCGGCGCCCGGCGCTTGCAACTCGGCAACCATGCCTCGGCGTTCGATGTGCTGAGCTTGCAACGTTTGTCCGAAGTGCTGTTGGTGTGGGGCGCGGGATGGTGGGCGCTGGCGTGGATCAGTGAAGTGCTGCGTTTCGCACCAATGAATCTGCAAGCGACCTTATTGCTGGCGGTTGCAGCCGTGAGCGTGGCGCTGTGGGCGGTGTTGGCGCTGCGGCTGAAATGGTCGTCGCTCGGCCTGCTCTGCACCTTGCTGATTCCCGCTGCCGGTCTGGTGCTGCTCGCCGCGTGGCATTCGCGTTATCACCCGGTAGCGAACTTCGGTTGGCTGGTGTGGGCGGCCGTGTTCTTCGTGCATTTCATCTCCCTGCAACGTCTGGCGCCGATGTTGCCGGCGCGTGCCTTGAGCACCGCCCATGTGCTCGGCTGCTGGCTGCTGATCGGCGTGCTGGCGCTGGAGCTGCGCTACGGTTTGCTGCTGTTGTCCGAGCAGTACAACGCCTGGCGCTGGCTGGGGTGGGCGATCCTGCCGAGTCTGTATCTGGTGTTGATGGCGGCGCCGCGCACCTGGCCTTGGCCTGTTTCGGCTTATCCACGCGAATACCGTTTCTACGCGGCGGCACCGTTGGCCGTGCTGATGCTCGGCTGGTTCTGGCTGGCGAACATTGTCAGCGACGGCACCGCCGAACCTCTGCCCTATGTGCCGCTGATCAATCCGTTGGAGTTGGGGCTGCTGTTTGCGCTGTTCGGCGTCTACGTCTGGTCGCGCAGCGCCGTGACGCAACTGGCCATTCGCAAGGACTACGTTGCCCACGCCACGCAACTGATCGCCGGAGTTTCGCTGTTCGCCTTCTTCACCGCGCTGGTGATGCGCACCGCGCACCATTGGGGCGGCGTGCCGTTCGAGCTGGATGCCTTGCTTGAATCGATGCTGGTGCAGGCCGGTCTGTCCATCGTCTGGACCTTGATGGCGCTGAGTCTGATGATCGGCGGCCATCTGCGTCATCGCCGTGAGGTGTGGCTGATCGGCGCTGCGCTGATCGGCGTGGTGGTGGCCAAACTGTTCTTTGTCGAATTGAGTAACCGCGGCGGCCTTGCGCGGATCGTGTCGTTTATCGGCGTTGGCGTGTTGCTGCTGGTGGTGGGCTATTTCGCGCCGCTGCCGCCCAAGCGTGCCGAGGCTGCGCCGGATATTGAAAGGCCGGCCCCTGAAACCGAAGGAGTGTCGTCTTGA
- a CDS encoding DUF3999 domain-containing protein: protein MSQKLNLGWLGAVALGVALSASAQEKPADFATQVPLSVSGEGPWYRLDLPLSVQLNARQTDLSDVRVFNAAGEAQAYALAREAASTRENRTLSDVKWFPLYTSADATERAPGIRVQSSANGTLVEVQPSTQLEAGEEVLRGWLLDASGIKAPLQQLILDWTSERDGFQRFTIEASDDLQHWQSWGEGQVARLTFADERVEQHEVGLPGQSARYLRLLWNSPQSAPALTSAQLQSANTRSLPLPLVWSQPLAGSSVKSGEYTWQLPKGLNVERVQVELSQANSLAPVTLSGRRESSLPWQPLSSGLLYRLTQSGQDVVQNELQLSGQTVQQLKLVVDERGGGLGAEAPTVKFAVRSTQLVFLARGAGPYTLALGNATVKAANLSLSTLIPDYSAAKWAALGKASVEGAAVVSNTSTVTAAATTDTNWKKFGLWGVLLLSVLFLAAMAFSLLRKPPVKP from the coding sequence TTGAGTCAGAAGTTGAACCTGGGTTGGTTGGGCGCTGTTGCGCTGGGTGTGGCGCTGTCCGCCAGCGCTCAGGAAAAACCGGCGGACTTCGCCACGCAGGTGCCGTTGTCGGTGAGCGGCGAGGGACCTTGGTATCGCCTCGACTTGCCCTTGAGCGTGCAACTGAATGCCCGGCAAACGGACCTCAGCGATGTCCGCGTGTTTAACGCTGCCGGCGAGGCCCAGGCCTACGCCTTGGCGCGCGAGGCGGCGTCAACCCGGGAAAATCGCACGCTGAGCGATGTGAAGTGGTTCCCGCTGTACACCTCGGCTGACGCCACGGAGCGTGCGCCGGGCATTCGCGTGCAATCGAGCGCGAACGGCACCTTGGTTGAAGTCCAGCCGTCCACTCAGCTGGAGGCCGGCGAAGAAGTGCTGCGCGGCTGGTTGCTCGATGCCAGCGGCATCAAGGCACCGTTGCAGCAGCTAATCCTCGACTGGACCAGCGAGCGCGATGGCTTCCAGCGTTTCACCATCGAGGCCAGTGACGACTTGCAGCATTGGCAGTCGTGGGGTGAAGGGCAGGTGGCGCGGCTGACGTTTGCCGACGAGCGGGTCGAGCAGCATGAAGTCGGCTTGCCGGGGCAATCGGCGCGTTATCTGCGCTTGTTGTGGAATTCACCGCAATCGGCGCCGGCGCTGACGTCCGCACAGCTGCAAAGCGCGAATACCCGCAGCCTGCCGCTGCCGTTGGTCTGGTCGCAACCGCTGGCGGGCAGCAGCGTGAAGTCAGGTGAGTACACATGGCAATTGCCGAAGGGGCTGAATGTCGAACGGGTGCAGGTCGAGCTGAGTCAGGCCAACAGCCTGGCGCCGGTGACATTGTCCGGTCGTCGCGAAAGCAGCCTGCCGTGGCAGCCGCTGAGCAGCGGTTTGCTCTATCGCCTGACCCAGAGTGGCCAGGACGTAGTGCAGAACGAATTGCAGCTGTCGGGGCAGACCGTTCAGCAGTTGAAACTTGTCGTGGATGAGCGCGGCGGCGGCTTGGGCGCTGAAGCGCCGACGGTGAAATTTGCTGTGCGCTCGACGCAACTGGTATTCTTGGCGCGCGGGGCGGGGCCTTATACGCTGGCGCTGGGGAATGCGACGGTGAAGGCAGCGAACCTGTCGTTGTCGACGCTGATCCCGGATTACAGCGCGGCGAAGTGGGCGGCGTTGGGCAAGGCTTCGGTGGAAGGTGCGGCGGTGGTGAGCAACACCTCCACGGTGACTGCGGCCGCGACAACGGACACGAACTGGAAGAAGTTCGGGTTGTGGGGGGT